From Candidatus Woesearchaeota archaeon, one genomic window encodes:
- a CDS encoding PQQ-binding-like beta-propeller repeat protein, with protein sequence MRKTIVSLALLVLIMLNVSFILADDWPTFGHDSARNSWAVSFAPDYDLYSAVGLTDSIALTAGDYVESTPVIKNNVMYVVAGQLDANNIFTTGTLYAFSLATNAKIWSVDFNLSSPKATPTVSDDGLTICHGGGNIFYCRNTLDGTVIWIQPDKLGGSFEFSPVISNGRVWATTRGRPSMIYAFDINNGDILLSKTACTVCGDAMYSPALSGGTLYFSGESISQSSSGAVAALDETAITGSDFKWVYSLPSGMNIRNTPSVHNDKVFIGAENPYGINGKGYLLALSTKDGSLLWKTDLPIIGQHFINSMPSVYANKVIIASRDESNNNHYVFAFNESSGEVLWQSEGIASGIGGPVSIADSKVFVSGADSGKINVFSTLNGKLLWSDTASGDVYSTPSIVNGIVYTGTTSVGGTNVIGLLKSDTTYEGSITLNSGAVTTIDASANSDVIVEITPNSQLLKSVSGNINISEFLQQTDLAVGVSQLNKYVEIKADTAILLAMANATIKIYYTDDELAAASIDESSLKLYSVATNGSLTESKDTGVDKVNNFVYGTTTSFSSYGTAGTVKDYDNDGIADSNDNCVSASNAGQSDSDQEGVGDACDNCPGAANLDQRDTDDDKLGNACDDDDDNDRVPDIDRVTNISDNCRIVANVNQSDVDGDGIGDVCDNCIAIANADQSDTDKDGHGNACDICKTIIGGYADASSNIKDMITAIDNAIMAKGTKNTLTAKLDGAVSALGRDQITNAIRKLDSFSDTIFRLSNQGKLGSGSESNEGAYTDLFRCTDAIKGQLLT encoded by the coding sequence GTGAGAAAAACAATAGTTTCTTTAGCTTTATTAGTGCTGATTATGTTGAATGTTAGTTTTATTTTGGCTGATGACTGGCCCACATTCGGGCATGACAGCGCAAGAAACAGCTGGGCAGTTTCTTTTGCTCCGGATTATGATCTTTACAGCGCAGTTGGGCTGACAGACAGCATTGCGCTTACAGCAGGTGATTATGTTGAGTCAACTCCGGTTATAAAGAACAATGTGATGTATGTTGTTGCAGGGCAGCTTGATGCCAATAATATTTTTACAACAGGAACGCTTTATGCATTCAGCCTTGCAACAAATGCCAAGATATGGTCTGTTGATTTTAATTTGAGCAGCCCTAAAGCCACCCCTACAGTAAGTGATGACGGCCTGACAATATGCCATGGCGGAGGCAATATATTTTATTGCAGAAACACATTAGACGGAACAGTGATTTGGATCCAACCAGACAAATTGGGCGGCTCGTTTGAATTCTCACCTGTTATCAGCAATGGAAGAGTTTGGGCAACAACAAGAGGCAGGCCGAGCATGATTTATGCTTTCGACATCAACAATGGAGATATACTATTAAGCAAGACTGCTTGCACTGTTTGCGGTGATGCGATGTATAGCCCGGCTTTGTCAGGAGGAACGCTTTATTTTAGCGGAGAGAGCATATCTCAGTCATCAAGCGGCGCAGTTGCAGCCTTAGACGAGACTGCAATAACAGGATCTGACTTCAAGTGGGTTTATTCGCTTCCATCAGGAATGAACATAAGAAATACGCCTTCTGTTCACAATGACAAAGTTTTCATAGGAGCTGAAAATCCATATGGCATAAACGGAAAAGGCTATTTGCTTGCTTTGAGCACGAAGGATGGCAGCCTTTTATGGAAGACAGATCTTCCTATTATTGGCCAGCATTTCATCAATAGCATGCCTTCTGTTTACGCCAATAAAGTAATAATTGCATCGAGAGACGAGTCCAATAATAACCACTATGTGTTTGCGTTCAACGAGTCATCGGGAGAAGTATTATGGCAGTCTGAAGGCATAGCATCCGGCATCGGAGGCCCTGTTTCTATTGCCGACAGCAAGGTGTTTGTCAGCGGAGCTGATTCAGGTAAAATCAATGTTTTCAGCACACTGAATGGAAAATTATTATGGAGTGATACGGCATCAGGAGATGTTTATTCCACCCCTTCGATTGTAAATGGCATTGTTTATACAGGCACAACATCAGTTGGAGGCACAAATGTCATTGGGTTGTTAAAATCAGACACAACATACGAAGGCAGCATTACGCTTAATTCAGGCGCTGTAACAACAATAGATGCAAGCGCAAATTCTGATGTTATAGTGGAAATAACTCCGAATTCACAATTGCTGAAAAGCGTATCAGGCAATATCAATATTTCAGAGTTTTTGCAGCAGACAGATCTGGCAGTTGGAGTGTCGCAGCTGAACAAGTACGTTGAAATAAAAGCGGATACTGCAATATTGCTGGCTATGGCCAATGCAACCATAAAAATATATTATACAGATGATGAGCTTGCAGCTGCAAGCATCGATGAGAGCAGCTTAAAGTTATATTCTGTTGCCACTAACGGCAGCTTAACTGAATCAAAGGATACCGGCGTGGATAAAGTGAATAATTTTGTTTATGGCACAACAACGAGCTTCAGCTCATATGGCACAGCAGGAACTGTAAAGGATTATGATAATGACGGAATAGCAGATTCCAATGATAACTGCGTTAGCGCAAGTAATGCTGGTCAATCAGACTCAGACCAGGAGGGTGTAGGAGATGCATGCGACAACTGCCCTGGTGCTGCCAATCTAGACCAAAGAGATACTGATGATGATAAACTGGGAAATGCTTGCGATGATGATGACGATAATGATCGTGTTCCGGATATTGATCGTGTTACAAATATCTCTGATAACTGTAGGATTGTGGCAAATGTAAACCAATCAGATGTTGATGGCGATGGAATTGGTGATGTATGCGACAACTGCATTGCTATTGCTAATGCAGACCAGTCAGATACAGACAAAGATGGACATGGAAACGCCTGCGATATCTGCAAGACAATAATCGGAGGTTATGCTGATGCAAGCAGCAATATCAAGGATATGATAACTGCAATAGATAACGCTATAATGGCCAAAGGAACAAAGAATACGCTTACAGCGAAGCTTGACGGAGCAGTTTCAGCATTAGGTAGAGACCAGATTACTAATGCGATAAGAAAGCTAGACTCATTTAGCGATACGATTTTTAGACTTTCAAATCAGGGAA